Proteins from one Psilocybe cubensis strain MGC-MH-2018 chromosome 11, whole genome shotgun sequence genomic window:
- a CDS encoding Alpha-ketoglutarate-dependent dioxygenase cnsM, which translates to MAPSVAQIESVVSDPIQVAKENLKTQAAEKTGEIEYDTSKTPSYPAYLPYFDVNEKFPPLELFDHVDPGSRADPKKPHLLTPNVETTHISPYLGTEVKGIQLSSLGKEGLDELALLVAERKVVIFRDQDFKDLGPERQIEIAKHFGPIHVHPTSGNVKGFPEFHVVYRDAKHNRFQEYTGGNRINHTSWHSDVSYERQPPGTTFFFILDQPEVGGGDTLFLSQVEAYNRLSPEFQKRLEGLKAVHSAVYQADFSRKRNGPVRREPVETEHPLVRVHPVTGEKALYVNQGFTRHIVGYRAEESEYLLKFLFDHISKGADFQIRARYEPGTVVVWDNRVTAHSATPDFSSTFRRHAVRLTPQAEVPSEKF; encoded by the exons ATGGCACCCTCCGTTGCGCAAATTGAATCCGTCGTCTCCGACCCAATCCAAGTCGCGAAGGAAAACTTGAAGACTCAAGCAGCCGAGAAAACCGGGGAGATTGAATATGACACTAGCAAG ACTCCCTCCTATCCAGCCTACCTCCCTTACTTTGACGTCAACGAGAAGTTCCCTCCTCTGGAACTCTTTG ACCACGTCGACCCTGGATCGCGCGCTGACCCCAAGAAGCCCCATCTTCTTACACCTAACGTCGAGACTACTCACATCAGCCCCTATCTCGGTACCGAGGTGAAGGGAATCCAGCTCTCGTCTCTTGGAAAGGAGGGATTGGACGAATTGGCATTGTTGGTCGCGGAGAGAAAGGTCGTCATTTTCCGTGATCAGGATTTCAAGGATTTGGGCCCCGAGCGCCAGATCGAAATAGCCAA GCACTTCGGCCCCATCCACGTTCACCCGACCTCTGGAAACGTGAAGGGTTTCCCAGAGTTCCACGTCG TTTATCGTGATGCTAAGCACAACCGATTCCAAGAATATACTGGAGGCAACCGCATCAACCATACTTCATGGCACTCCGACGTCTCGTACGAGCGTCAACCTCCTGGCAccaccttcttcttcatcctcgacCAA CCCGAAGTCGGAGGAGGAGACACCCTCTTCCTGTCCCAAGTTGAGGCATACAACCGCCTTTCCCCTGAATTCCAGAAACGCCTCGAAGGTCTCAAGGCCGTCCACTCCGCCGTCTACCAGGCCGACTTCTCCAGGAAGCGCAACGGCCCTGTCCGCCGCGAGCCCGTTGAGACTGAGCACCCTCTCGTCCGCGTCCACCCGGTAACTGGAGAGAAGGCTCTTTACGTCAATCAGGGATTCACTCGTCACATCGTTGGCTACCGCGCTGAGGAGTCCGAGTATCTCCTCAAGTTCCTCTTCGACCATATTTCAAAGGGTGCCGACTTCCAGATCAGGGCACGGTACGAGCCTGGAACTGTAGTTGTCTGG GATAACCGAGTGACGGCACACTCTGCGACCCCTGACTTCAGCTCTACCTTCCGCAGGCACGCCGTCCGCCTCACGCCCCAGGCCGAGGTACCCTCAGAGAAATTCTAA
- a CDS encoding Cytochrome P450 monooxygenase COX1: protein HQELSRLLCSSWVAPLMAMDILTSPTFIASASLGALAVYYLAGSQKRDSRHPPGPRRLPVIGNAHQMPDKDPWLVFGEWGKRYGTWLSIEA, encoded by the coding sequence CACCAGGAATTATCTAGGCTGCTTTGCAGTAGTTGGGTTGCGCCCCTCATGGCAATGGATATTCTGACTTCCCCCACCTTCATCGCGTCTGCTTCGTTAGGAGCGCTCGCTGTGTATTATCTTGCTGGATCACAAAAGCGGGACTCGCGACATCCTCCAGGCCCGCGGCGTCTCCCAGTGATAGGCAATGCACACCAAATGCCAGACAAAGATCCTTGGCTCGTATTTGGAGAATGGGGGAAGCGATACGGTACGTGGTTGAGCATTGAAGCGTAA
- a CDS encoding Werner syndrome ATP-dependent helicase-like protein (Werner syndrome ATP-dependent helicase homolog), whose amino-acid sequence MDLESSYPQQSTRLGGPLLSHVSERTFDVPMPSQPREKEVHTLFNVTTPAHFHESGSATPYPVDLISRPRKRGRPLGSKSKSRAVGEDTDSSAHRRPVGRPKGSGTKAQQTPVVKKAVGRPRKSKPQISIEFGRVTIPGTFQPSRPPSGLPFPLHRGNSMPNLSGGSPLVSVDPSTRQTLPNPLFAQNPVLPNVSEPTSLSTIEIIPDEDPQRPVELADEDQDEDEETGMSGEGIGVDVGFEENQDEKGDELDPVDENVEDSEYQENTGRRIRHARPVWLLEAFEAKVLESAPEKRDKHGLPPLYSKNCSFWFPRPAIYFILQRNKPSPHELWDIRFYLWDPQALFKRIPCPICKSTLQRHANISYPRRCIDIDSEFYLIGYRYRCSVCTHPKSGKHTVTFNSWDSRILSALPQDLAAEFPAILSHRSAISKRLFQYVRSSFQNGLGAKQISDTIRVHHLLKYDELHLQYLNQLAGRKLDKWREEKYMSFPRFDDISPHGRHGFTPSAQWIRNMYDRFIMEHIHDFNQHMSMLSAEICALDHSHKITKHIAKVNGEEIFTGLLTVTNERGEIRSCSLVATKSHSQYQLALKQMLHSLKMYGHSEPKLAFTDNVASDKAFLEDAWPSLRESVVPVEKYPDLEPLAVPTPPIAIFVKSTASAIDAAMASILDDLDPSHPDKKIVIGFDSEWNVEVSSNGHILHRGQTAIIQIAYKSSIYILQIGDMLAGGTLPSQLRILLENPNIVKAGRLVEADLKHLQTASQSPKPFVGALDLAKYAKDKMVISSARCSLADLCALVLGKRLNKNVPERISSAWENEILTRDQLAYAACDAYACICIYNKLSTLETPQVLPSQFNAGIPVLLFNTDKASVIARGKISSHKDDRQLDGINITTTRTAVDIEEVFVPGALISSHRNCSLASFGTPPFTLVCLRSHLKTFSPTFWTHHSSQSDSSSRAQTSPMSLDQSSNQDLLTASLAELDDNDLSLDATFDDDSIPSIGNLVVENHRPTSAPPITTDHPRNIDPESASLGQQVLDQYPNTWDSTIRSRVLKDVFHVFNMFHISSTHGLRAEFARQLRDAIFIPDGEDRAKISAWGAMQTPPLTFEQIQKLRPRWLWKRCKRIIPPADILHGLLKKVFETFGPLKDATTGAPLFNFNDWKTSGHILDLTRRGFISDPPGIPLYAAIGIDSAAPSLTIYRCFRGTNMTEGGVHTHLRSHLPSSGASVQHVYSCLADFTLHHNLVVGTFNSTGQKYRSHFSIWLTNSIQERLSFLHDVLINPVEITGWVNGNLYIPTTETLGILPIPTSIRIATGMSEFIPSIDKKQRHAFLAQMQHTRKPILPIHNDIEKQLFRDLMQANPDYNSLTSGPIWKKAVKVWNHYADINSEISYKLIEQLKSYYAHWKTNLNVKESLFTTYDIRKPLAAILSNPSRSVTAPRVPEKTLKPLSVDDGLLPTSVSVGTFNTNRSEVHGNNKDTPVHDDQQTPLQSANSDLLLPHSTTRKTFTTATNLAVHNRVNREALSEKRVREQIQRSHALDKGKRPRTCAKCGSTQCSGRQRVKHCHNRCRDCGNVKCKGRYTKRPDKPCYVGWVDVPEERWPKLT is encoded by the exons ATGGATTTGGAATCTTCGTATCCACAGCAATCAACGAGACTAGGCGGCCCATT ATTGTCGCATGTCTCCGAACGTACATTTGACGTTCCCATGCCCAGTCAACCGAGGGAAAAAGAAG TTCATACGTTATTCAATGTAACGACACCTGCGCATTTCCACGAGTCCGGATCAGCTACCCCATATCCCGTGGACTTGATTTCACGTCCTCGAAAGCGTGGGCGACCGCTGGGAAGCAAGAGTAAATCCAGAGCAGTGGGAGAAGACACAGATTCTTCTGCTCATCGCCGCCCCGTAGGCAGGCCGAAAGGTTCTGGCACAAAAGCACAACAAACACCTGTTGTAAAGAAAGCTGTTGGGCGGCCACGGAAAAGTAAGCCTCAGATTTCAATAGAATTCGGCCGTGTG ACCATTCCAGGCACTTTTCAGCCTTCACGCCCGCCATCGGGacttccttttcctcttcatcgagGAAATTCAATGCCAAATTTGTCCGGTGGATCACCTCTCGTATCGGTGGACCCATCAACTCGCCAAACACTCCCCAACCCTCTTTTCGCTCAAAATCCTGTGCTACCAAATGTCTCCGAACCCACATCGTTGTCAACAATTGAAATTATTCCGGATGAAGATCCCCAGAGACCGGTTGAACTAGCCGATGAAGACcaggacgaagatgaagaaactgGAATGTCGGGCGAGGGAATTGGTGTAGATGTTGGGTTTGAGGAGAATCAGGATGAAAAGGGTGATGAGCTGGATCCAGTTGATGAGAATGTTGAGGACAGTGAGTACCAAGAAAATACAGGTAGGCGCATCCGTCATGCGCGTCCTGTTTGGCTTCTCGAGGCTTTCGAAGCCAAAGTTTTGGAATCTGCGCCCGAAAAACGAGACAAGCATGGCCTTCCCCCCTTGTATTCCAAAAACTGTTCATTTTGGTTTCCTAGACCAGCAATATATTTCATTCTTCAACGCAACAAACCGTCTCCCCATGAGCTGTGGGATATCCGCTTTTATTTGTGGGACCCTCAAGCATTATTCAAACGCATTCCCTGTCCAATTTGCAAGTCAACACTACAACGTCACGCAAATATATCATATCCTCGCCGATGCATTGATATTGATTCCGAATTCTATCTTATTGGATATCGCTATCGTTGCAGTGTCTGCACTCATCCAAAGTCTGGAAAGCACACTGTGACCTTTAATAGCTGGGATAGCCGCATTCTCTCGGCACTTCCACAAGATTTGGCTGCTGAATTCCCCGCCATTCTTAGTCATCGTAGTGCGATATCCAAACGGCTTTTTCAGTATGTAAGGTCGTCGTTCCAGAACGGTTTGGGTGCAAAGCAAATATCGGACACAATTCGAGTGCATCATTTGCTGAAGTATGATGAGCTTCATCTTCAGTATTTGAACCAATTAGCTGGCCGTAAACTGGACAAATGGCGGGAAGAAAAGTATATGTCATTTCCACGTTTTGATGATATCAGTCCTCATGGCAGGCATGGATTTACACCAAGCGCACAATGGATCCGGAACATGTACGACCGATTCATTATGGAGCATATCCATGATTTCAACCAGCATATGTCTATGCTTAGTGCAGAAATTTGTGCACTCGATCATAGCCACAAG ATCACAAAGCATATTGCCAAGGTCAATGGCGAAGAAATATTTACGGGATTGCTTACGGTCACCAATGAAAGGGGCGAGATCCGGTCATGTAGCCTTGTTGCAACAAAGTCACATTCTCAATACCAGCTCGCACTCAAGCAAATGCTTCACTCACTCAAGATGTATGGTCATTCCGAACCCAAGCTTGCATTTACAGATAACGTTGCCAGTGACAAGGCATTCCTTGAAGATGCCTGGCCGTCTCTTCGAGAGTCTGTGGTACCAGTTGAAAAGTATCCAGATCTTGAACCACTTGCCGTACCGACACCGCCTATTGCTATTTTTGTAAAAAGCACAGCGTCTGCCATAGACGCTGCCATGGCCTCTATTCTTGATGATCTTGATCCAAGTCATCCTGACAAAAAAATCGTGATAGGGTTTGATTCCGAGTGGAATGTTGAAGTATCATCTAATGGCCATATTCTGCATCGAGGACAAACAGCTATTATTCAAATAGCATATAAATCATCCATATACATTCTTCAG ATTGGTGATATGTTAGCAGGCGGTACACTTCCAAGTCAGCTTAGGATTTTATTGGAAAATCCAAATATTGTGAAAGCTGGACGGCTTGTTGAAGCCGATTTAAAGCATCTTCAAACTGCTTCCCAGTCACCCAAACCTTTTGTTGGCGCTCTTGACCTTGCCAAATATGCAAAAGACAAAATGGTAATATCTTCCGCACGATGCAGTTTGGCTGATCTATGTGCATTGGTTTTGGGAAAACGATTAAACAAAAACGTTCCCGAGCGCATTAGCAGTGCTTGGGAAAATGAAATCCTTACTCGCGATCAACTCGCCTATGCAGCCTGTGATGCATATGCTTGTATATGCATTTACAACAAACTTTCGACTCTTGAAACACCGcaagttcttccttctcAATTTAATGCAGGCATTCCTGTTCTCTTATTCAACACCGACAAGGCATCTGTGATTGCTCGAGGAAAAATTTCATCCCACAAAGATGATAGGCAACTCGATGGCATCAATATTACTACTACAAGAACTGCTGTCGACATTGAAGAAGTATTTGTCCCTGGTGCACTAATCAGCAGTCATCGGAACTGTTCACTTGCATCATTTGGGACACCACCATTTACTCTTGTCTGTTTACGAAGTCATTTAAAGACCTTTTCGCCAACATTTTGGACACATCATTCAAGTCAGTCGGACTCGTCTTCTAGAGCTCAAACAAGCCCTATGTCTCTAGATCAGTCATCCAATCAGGATCTATTGACTGCCAGCTTGGCAGAGTTGGATGATAACGACCTCTCACTTGATGCAacttttgatgatgattcaaTTCCTTCAATCGGAAATCTTGTTGTTGAAAATCATCGGCCTACTAGTGCACCTCCTATAACCACAGACCATCCTCGCAATATTGACCCAGAAAGTGCATCGTTAGGCCAACAAGTACTGGACCAGTATCCAAATACCTGGGACAGTACAATTCGGAGCCGGGTCCTCAAAGACGTTTTCCATGTTTTCAACATGTTTCATATCTCCTCAACACATGGTTTACGTGCAGAGTTTGCCCGACAGCTTCGGGATGCAATATTTATTCCTGACGGTGAAGACCGTGCCAAAATTAGTGCATGGGGCGCAATGCAAACACCACCATTGACTTTTGAGCAAATCCAAAAGCTTCGTCCACGCTGGTTATGGAAACGATGTAAACGAATCATTCCACCAGCTGACATACTGCATGGATTGCTAAAGAAGGTTTTTGAAACTTTTGGCCCCCTCAAAGATGCTACAACAGGTGCTCCTTTGTTTAACTTTAATGATTGGAAGACCTCGGGCCATATTCTTGATTTGACACGACGCGGTTTTATATCTGATCCACCCGGAATTCCTCTCTATGCGGCAATAGGGATTGATAGTGCAGCACCAAGTCTCACTATCTATCGATGTTTTCGTGGAACAAACATGACAGAGGGTGGAGTACATACTCATCTTAGATCACATCTTCCATCGTCGGGTGCATCAGTGCAACATGTTTACTCATGCCTTGCTGATTTCACTCTGCACCACAACCTTGTG GTTGGAACATTCAATAGCACTGGACAAAAGTATCGCAGCCATTTCTCAATCTGGTTAACCAACAGCATTCAGGAGCGATTGTCATTTCTTCACGATGTTCTAATAAATCCCGTGGAAATTACTGGATGGGTTAACGGAAACCTATACATTCCTACCACCGAAACGTTAGGCATTCTTCCGATTCCAACCAGCATTCGCATTGCAACTGGGATGTCTGAATTTATTCCTAGCATTGACAAAAAGCAACGTCATGCTTTTCTAGCTCAAATGCAACACACACGAAAGCCCATTCTTCCGATTCATAACGACATTGAAAAGCAGCTTTTCCGAGATCTTATGCAAGCCAATCCCGACTACAACTCTCTGACATCCGGCCCAATCTGGAAAAAGGCCGTGAAGGTCTGGAATCACTACGCTGATATCAATTCAGAGATATCATACAAG TTAATTGAACAATTAAAATCGTACTATGCACATTGGAAAACAAACCTCAATGTTAAAGAGTCTCTTTTTACAACATATGACATTCGGAAACCATTGGCAGCAATCCTTAGCAACCCATCTCGCTCAGTAACGGCACCCCGTGTACCAGAGAAAACTCTGAAACCACTGAGTGTCGATGACGGACTTCTTCCAACGTCCGTTTCTGTTGGAACCTTTAATACAAATCGTTCAGAGGTGCATGGTAACAACAAAGACACACCTGTACACGATGACCAACAGACACCGTTGCAAAGTGCAAATTCCGACCTTTTGCTGCCCCACTCAACAACTCGAAAAACCTTTACTACCGCGACAAATCTTGCAGTACACAATCGTGTAAATCGCGAAGCACTGTCTGAGAAACGTGTGCGTGAACAGATTCAACGATCGCACGCTTTAGATAAGGGAAAACGGCCTCGTACCTGTGCAAAATGCGGCTCCACACAATGTTCGGGTCGCCAACGGGTCAAGCATTGCCACAACCGTTGTCGTGATTGTGGAAATGTCAAATGCAAAGGTCGGTACACCAAGCGACCTGACAAGCCTTGTTATGTGGGATGGGTAGATGTTCCCGAGGAGCGATGGCCTAAACTGACCTAA
- a CDS encoding Cytochrome P450 monooxygenase 45, whose protein sequence is MVANDFSQSMVPRYFSLQDKESARLVRNLIKDPSKFISEVNLRIGIIILRVTYGYYVESADDPFLTTPLLAMANFGKATQPGNFLVDFVPACTS, encoded by the exons ATGGTCGCTAATGATTTTTCGCAGAGCATGGTCCCCCGTTATTTCAGCCTGCAGGACAAAGAATCGGCGAGGCTAGTGCGAAACTTGATCAAAGACCCCAGCAAGTTCATATCTGAGGTCAATCT GCGAATAGGAATCATCATCCTCAGAGTGACGTACGGGTATTACGTTGAGTCTGCCGACGACCCATTTTTGACAACACCGCTGTTGGCGATGGCGAATTTTGGGAAAGCAACGCAGCCCGGAAATTTCTTGGTCGATTTCGTGCCTGCTTGTACGTCGTGA
- a CDS encoding Cytochrome P450 monooxygenase 105, giving the protein MTFWAAMILNPQIQAKAQAELDSVVGKDRLPTISDRPRLPYIRSIMAEVFRMGPSIPLGQFITCAVFANADKVHPPGIPHAVSEDDVYEGYHIPKGAFILPNVWHMLHDPEVYPDPMEFKPERFNGSESEMKKATDLVFGFGRRVCPGMHFAEGTLFAIIATTLATCHILPGLDEHGKEVLPKFAYTPGTITFLEPFPMRLKARSPDAISLLENVPSDVE; this is encoded by the exons ATGACGTTCTGGGCTGCTATGATTCTGAACCCCCAAATCCAAGCAAAGGCGCAGGCAGAACTTGATAGTGTTGTCGGAAAGGATAGATTACCCACCATATCAGATAGGCCACGATTGCCGTATATCAGGAGCATAATGGCGGAGGTGTTTCGTATGGGTCCTTCTATACCTCTAGGTCAGTTTATCACCTGTGCCGTTTTTGCTAACGCTGACAAAGTCCACCCTCCAGGAATACCCCATGCAGTTAGTGAAGATGATGTTTATGAAGGATATCATATACCCAAGGGCGCCTTTATCTTGCCCAACGTTTG GCACATGTTGCACGACCCAGAAGTCTATCCAGACCCGATGGAGTTCAAACCcgagagattcaatggtagCGAATCAGAGATGAAGAAGGCGACAGACCTCGTCTTTGGATTCGGCAGACGAGTTTGTCCAGGAATGCATTTTGCGGAAGGCACACTCTTTGCAATTATTGCAACTACTCTCGCGACCTGCCATATTCTGCCTGGACTCGATGAACATGGGAAGGAAGTGTTGCCCAAGTTTGCGTACACCCCGGGGACAATTAC TTTCCTGGAGCCATTTCCTATGAGGCTAAAGGCGCGCTCTCCGGATGCCATTTCTTTGTTAGAAAATGTCCCTTCGGATGTTGAGTAA
- a CDS encoding Pyranose dehydrogenase 3, producing the protein MYEKIVQPLDGHSITGEYIPALHGFGGNVQASLPELSFPIDARVLATLNQPSSEFQYNNDTVGGDQIVLGVGYVQNSSREGTRSSAYTGYYLAAAARQNFVILTSATVLKLVQTGTTANGLKSFRSVQYAHGTLTLTVTATREVILSAGAINTPQILQLSGIGNAVDLRKLNITVLINNPAVGSNLYDHTLLPNIFVVQDAVANQTFDDLLRNQAQIEDQVNLWIANRTGLFINNIVNHFGFSWIMLDPGEEDPAPGPNSPHYEMIFANLFFEKPGPFRPDEGSYFTVGTMLTSPESTGTVKLASEDPLAPPIIDPRYLTEVFDIIAMRESVKAVLRFTAAPAWSDWIAGRFGAAFQNATDDASIDAYVRTLTISDMNLVGTASMSMVDDPSGVVGPDLLVHCAHAVTRRRNECNEVHNLEEFKWKR; encoded by the exons ATG TATGAAAAAATTGTCCAGCCGCTTGATGGCCATAGCATCACTGGCGAGTACATCCCTGCTCTTCATGGATTTGGTGGAAACGTTCAGGCAAGTCTCCCGGAACTGAGCTTCCCCATCGACGCTCGCGTCCTGGCTACGCTCAACCAGCCGTCTTCGGAGTTCCAGTACAACAACGACACGGTGGGCGGGGACCAAATTGTGCTCGGTGTGGGCTATGTCCAGAACAGCTCCAGGGAGGGGACGCGCAGCAGCGCCTACACCGGATACTACCTCGCTGCGGCCGCGAGGCAGAACTTCGTCATTCTAACTTCGGCGACCGTTTTGAAGCTCGTTCAGACTGGAACGACCGCAAATGGGCTCAAGTCGTTTCGGAGCGTACAGTACGCCCATGGGACTTTGACAT TGACAGTGACTGCGACTCGAGAAGTCATTCTTTCCGCAGGGGCTATCAACACGCCGCAGATCCTCCAGCTCTCTGGAATCGGAAATGCAGTTGACTTGCGAAAACTGAACATAACCGTTTTAATCAACAATCCAGCAGTGGGGAGCAACCTTTATGACCACACACTCCTTCCCAACATCTTCGTTGTCCAAGATGCAGTGGCCAACCAGACATTTGACGATTTATTGCGAAACCAGGCCCAGATAGAAGATCAAGTTAATCTCTGGATCGCTAATAGAACTGGCCTTTTTATCAATAATATTGTAAACCACTTTGGCTTTTCCTGGATTATGTTGGACCCAGGGGAAGAAGACCCTGCACCGGGTCCCAACTCGCCCCACTACGAGATGATTTTTGCT AATCTTTTTTTCGAAAAGCCTGGGCCCTTTAGACCAGACGAAGGCAGCTATTTTACGGTTGGAACTATGCTAACTAGCCCAGAGTCCA CTGGGACCGTTAAACTTGCCAGTGAAGATCCATTGGCCCCGCCGATCATCGACCCCAGATACCTCACTGAGGTGTTTGACATTATAGCAATGCGAGAGTCCGTCAAAGCCGTATTGCGCTTTACAGCGGCGCCTGCATGGAGCGACTGGATCGCCGGGCGCTTCGGCGCTGCATTCCAAAATGCCACGGACGACGCGTCGATCGACGCCTACGTTCGCACTCTCACAATATCTGACATGAACCTCGTCGGCACTGCGTCCATGTCGATGGTCGATGACCCCTCCGGCGTTGTTGGCCCCGACTTGCTGGTACACTGTGCGCATGCCGTTACGAGAAGGCGCAATGAGTGTAATGAAGTTCATAATCTGGAAGAATTCAAGTGGAAACGATGA
- a CDS encoding (S)-2-haloacid dehalogenase ((S)-2-haloacid dehalogenase H-109): MAPIEALLFDVFGTVVDWRGHVVATLQALGARYGAELEGTDWGKFAQDWWSECLKEIGRIATGTSQGSLNSDILHKQILDEQLNKPEWAHVGRLWDETARQSINFSLHRLSGWPDTVDGLHELRKHTITAALSNGNVRLLVDMAKFAGLPWDMIFSTEFFDTFKPNPKAYIDAARHLSLPPEHCALVAAHIYDLRAAAKVGMRSVYIRRPGEDIDPSTGEYVDVKTKENGGDVDYVVGTFLELADVVKRVNAGK, encoded by the exons ATGGCCCCAATCGAAGCACTGCTGTTTGATGTCTTCGGGACGGTTGTCGACTGGCGCGGACATGTTGTTGCTACATTGCAAGCCCTGGGTGCGCGATATGGTGCGGAGCTTGAGG GAACAGACTGGGGAAAATTCGCCCAAGATTGGTGGAGTGAGTGCTTAAAGGAGAT AGGACGAATTGCTACAGGCACCTCGCAGGGTTCATTGAATTCTGATATCCTACACAAACAA ATTTTAGACGAGCAGCTGAACAAGCCGGAATGGGCCCACGTCGGCCGGTTGTGGGATGAAACTGCGCGCCAGTCAATCAACTTCTCTTTGCATCGTCTCAGCG GATGGCCTGACACAGTTGATGGTCTACACGAGCTTAGGAAGCACACCATCACTGCTGCACTATCGAATGGGAATGTCCGTCTGCTCGTCGACATG GCCAAATTCGCAGGTCTGCCGTGGGACATGATATTCTCCACCGAGTTCTTCGACACCTTCAAACC AAATCCCAAAGCTTACATCGACGCAGCGCGTCACCTCTCCCTGCCCCCTGAGCACTGTGCGCTCGTTGCAGCACACATCTACGATCTGCGCGCAGCGGCCAAAGTCGGCATGCGCTCAGTGTACATCCGTCGGCCGGGCGAGGACATCGATCCGAGCACTGGTGAGTATGTAGATGTCAAGACCAAGGAAAATGGAGGGGACGTGGATTACGTGGTAGGAACGTTTTTGGAGCTGGCGGATGTTGTTAAGCGGGTTAATGCTGGGAAGTGA